The window CGCACTTTCAAGACAGAAACGCGTGTTATACGATATGGCGAGAAATCCGGAACTCCATCCGTCGCAGAAGGATATACCTGTTAAGTTTTCTGATTCCATCGAAGTGAATTTAAAACGATTTAGAACCATCTACAAAGTGAAAGAATCAAAGGATGAAGATGGGAATCCCAAATACTCAAGTGAAATTGGAAAGTATGGTGCCGATAAAGATTTTCGCGTCAATTTAGCTCCTGATTTTAATTCTGAGATTCGTCGGTTCATTTTAGAAAAATTTTCCAATGAAGATTTGGAAGAACGAGGCCTTCTTGTTTACACGACCCTCGATTTGGAGAAACAAAGGTTCGCAGAAGATGCTTTGCGCATCGGTGTCGATTCGGTTCGAAGTGATCTCTCCAAACAAGAGTCAGAATACCAGAAAAAAGGGAAAGGTGATCTTGCTGAAGTGACAAGGAGCATCTTACCACAGTTAAGTGGATCTATGATTTCACTCGACCCCGAAACGGGAGATGTGGAGGCAATGGTTGGTGGTTATAAAATCTCAAACGTGTTTCGCTTTAATCGTGCAGAAGAAGCCAAACGCCAACCAGGTTCCACGATCAAAGCTTTGGTCTATGCACTTGCATTTGAAAAACGAATTGTAAATCCATCCTCTAAAATCAAAGACGAAAAATTGGATATCTCCGGTTACTCACCGAAAAACTGGTACAAAGGATACAAAGGGGAGATCACTGTCCGCCAAGCTTTGGCCCAATCGGTGAATACGGTATCCGTGAAATTATTACACGAGGTTGGAATTTCTTATTTCATCCAAAAATTAAGTGCGATCCTTTCGATTCCTGAAGAAGAAGCAGAACAAAGATTCCAACGAAATTTATCCCTAGCGCTTGGTTCCGGTGAACTTAGTCCAATGGAGCTTTCTGTGATTTATGCTACCTTAATGAATGGAGGAAGACGAGTCACTCCCCGTAAAATCATTAAAATCACAGACATGGATGGAAATGAATTTTATAATACTGTCCCCAATGAAGCCGCCGAACAAATATTAGATCCTGTTGCCTGTGCCATGGCCATCAATACTTTGCAGTCTGTTTTGACTGAAGAAGGAACAATGACCTTAAAACGTAAGGAAGGGGAACCATTTTTATACGCGGGTAAAACAGGAACAGTCCAATCTCCAAAACTCAAATCATCAAAATGGAAAGGGATCAAAGGTGTGAGAGATGTTTGGTTTGCAGGTCTTACTCCAAGGAATGTAACGGTAGTTTGGGTGGGTCATGATGAAGGAGCTCCTTTCCCCGGGTCTGGTTCAGGAGTGTCTGGAGGAATTTGGTATCGTTATATTCAAAATGTAAAATCGAAATTGGGAATGGGAAACCAATTGGTTCCTAGTTTTGTTGGCGATTTTGTTAAAGTGGATGTATGCGCTGATGATGGTAC of the Leptospira biflexa serovar Patoc strain 'Patoc 1 (Paris)' genome contains:
- a CDS encoding transglycosylase domain-containing protein — encoded protein: MNYKNNSFYLILEVLYGHLTDLLRFLWQKKNQVLAIGFIVGVFLSFFFLGGAYVVWSGEETRVHKSLEKYRSEVSNFYDSFQPKSVKILDRSGKVMGEFYRRNFRPIRTDNLAKHNVIVWAVLSSEDREFFSHSGLNYTAIMRAVVTNLVQFRLSQGGSTISQQLAKLTLNLGKRNLFNKLTELYCTFYIESHYSKEEILAMYLNQIFLGEGNTGVEEAARYYFRKPASELSPEEAALLVGIIPAPSVYNPVRNLGIALSRQKRVLYDMARNPELHPSQKDIPVKFSDSIEVNLKRFRTIYKVKESKDEDGNPKYSSEIGKYGADKDFRVNLAPDFNSEIRRFILEKFSNEDLEERGLLVYTTLDLEKQRFAEDALRIGVDSVRSDLSKQESEYQKKGKGDLAEVTRSILPQLSGSMISLDPETGDVEAMVGGYKISNVFRFNRAEEAKRQPGSTIKALVYALAFEKRIVNPSSKIKDEKLDISGYSPKNWYKGYKGEITVRQALAQSVNTVSVKLLHEVGISYFIQKLSAILSIPEEEAEQRFQRNLSLALGSGELSPMELSVIYATLMNGGRRVTPRKIIKITDMDGNEFYNTVPNEAAEQILDPVACAMAINTLQSVLTEEGTMTLKRKEGEPFLYAGKTGTVQSPKLKSSKWKGIKGVRDVWFAGLTPRNVTVVWVGHDEGAPFPGSGSGVSGGIWYRYIQNVKSKLGMGNQLVPSFVGDFVKVDVCADDGTLIENHPDYVCKVPLFAQYYYIGDLPPKRNGFNKSDPQPNMITQPNLTEEDDSEISTYETDGSKVQPTAVDSVELEPPLIDNRRVRYNEETP